In one Nicotiana sylvestris chromosome 8, ASM39365v2, whole genome shotgun sequence genomic region, the following are encoded:
- the LOC104217140 gene encoding lon protease homolog 2, peroxisomal → MGESVELPSRLAILPFRNKVLLPGAIIRIRCTSPSSVKLVEQELWQREEKGLIGILPVRDSAATATSGTATSSGAGVESAERGLKNQTGISDTHKHDSKNQQEVIHWHNRGVAARALHLSRGVEKPSGRVTYIVVLEGLCRFNVQELSTRGTYYTARITSLDMTKAEMELIEQDQEFIALSRQFKATAMELISILEQKQKTGGRTKVLLETVPVHKLADIFVASFEISFEEQLSMLDSVDVKVRLSKASELVDRHLQSIRVAEKITQKVEGQLSKSQKEFLLRQQMKAIKEELGDNDDEEDDLVALERKMQGAGMPASIWKHAVRELRRLKKMQPQQPGYNSSRVYLELLADLPWENASQELELDLKAAKERLDADHYGLLKVKQRIIEYLAVRKLKPDARGPVLCFVGPPGVGKTSLASSIAAALGRKFIRISLGGVKDEADIRGHRRTYIGSMPGRLIDGLKRVGVRNPVMLLDEIDKTGSDVRGDPASALLEVLDPEQNKAFNDHYLNVPFDLSKVIFVATANRAQPIPPPLLDRMEVIELPGYTPEEKLKIAIRHLIPRVLDQHGLSSDFLQIPEAMVKLVIQRYTREAGVRNLERNLSALARAAAVKVAEQEHVVPFAKDVQRLSSPLLDGKLAESAEVEMEVIPMGVNNHDISNEFRVSSPMVVDEPMLEKVLGPPRYDDRETAERVANPGVSVGLVWTQFGGEVQFVEATAMVGKGDLHLTGQLGDVIKESAQIALTWVRARATELKLAISEETNLLEGRDIHIHFPAGAVPKDGPSAGVTLVTSLVSLFSKRRVRADTAMTGEMTLRGMVLPVGGVKDKVLAAHRYGIKRVILPERNLKDLVEIPATVLSSLEIILAKRMEDVLDQAFEGGCPWRQHSKL, encoded by the exons ATGGGGGAATCGGTAGAACTTCCGAGTCGTTTAGCGATTCTTCCATTCAGGAACAAAGTGTTGTTGCCTGGTGCGATTATTCGAATTCGTTGCACTTCTCCTAGCAG TGTAAAATTGGTGGAGCAGGAGTTATGGCAGAGGGAAGAGAAGGGATTGATTGGAATATTACCAGTTAGAGATTCAGCTGCGACAGCCACTTCGGGTACTGCAACATCTTCAG GTGCGGGTGTAGAATCAGCTGAACGAGGCTTGAAAAATCAGACTGGTATATCAGATACTCACAAGCATGATTCAAAAAATCAACAGGAAGTTATTCACTGGCATAATAG GGGAGTCGCAGCCCGAGCTTTACATCTCTCAAGAGGAGTTGAGAAACCAAGTGGCAGAGTTACATACATAGTTGTACTAGAGGGCTTATGCCGATTCAATGTGCAGGAGCTCAGTACCAGAGGAACATATTATACAGCACGGATCACGTCTCTTGATATGACCAAGGCTG AGATGGAGTTAATTGAGCAAGACCAAGAATTCATAGCATTGTCTCGTCAGTTTAAAGCCACTGCGATGGAGCTCATTTCCATTCTTGAGCAG AAACAGAAGACTGGTGGAAGAACAAAGGTTCTTCTGGAGACGGTTCCTGTCCATAAATTGGCTGATATTTTTGTAGCTAGTTTTGAGATTAGCTTTGAGGAGCAGTTATCCATGCTGGATTCTGTTGATGTTAAAGTAAGGCTTTCAAAAGCTAGTGAGCTAGTTGATAGGCATTTACAG TCGATTCGGGTGGCAGAGAAGATTACCCAAAAGGTTGAGGGGCAGTTATCAAAGTCTCAGAAAGAATTTCTGTTGCGACAGCAG ATGAAGGCCATAAAGGAGGAACTTGGTGacaatgatgatgaagaagatgatttGGTTGCCTTGGAAAGGAAGATGCAAGGAGCAGGAATGCCTGCAAGTATCTGGAAGCATGCTGTGAGAGAACTAAG GAGACTGAAGAAAATGCAGCCTCAGCAACCTGGATATAATAGCTCCCGCGTCTATCTGGAGCTACTTGCTGATCTTCCATGGGAGAACGCCAGTCAAGAACTTGAATTGGACTTAAAAGCTGCAAAGGAGCGTCTTGATGCTGACCATTATGGTTTATTGAAGGTCAAGCAACGGATAATCGAATATCTAGCTGTTCGGAAG CTCAAACCAGATGCGAGAGGTCCAGTGTTGTGCTTTGTTGGCCCACCAGGTGTTGGGAAGACATCTTTGGCTTCATCTATTGCTGCTGCTTTAGGCCGAAAGTTTATACGCATCTCCCTTGGTGGTGTCAAGGATGAGGCCGATATCAGAGGGCATAGGAGGACATATATTGGTAGCATGCCGGGGCGTCTAATTGATGGCTTAAAG AGAGTAGGTGTTCGCAATCCAGTTATGCTGCTGGATGAGATTGATAAGACTGGATCTGATGTGAGGGGAGATCCTGCTTCAGCACTACTGGAGGTTCTTGATCCCGAACAGAATAAAGCATTCAATGATCA CTATTTGAACGTTCCGTTCGACCTATCAAAGGTTATTTTTGTTGCAACCGCAAACAGAGCGCAGCCAATTCCTCCCCCACTCTTGGACAGAATGGAAGTCATCGAGTTGCCTGGATATACACCAGAAGAAAAGCTTAAGATAGCAATTAGGCATTTAATTCCTCGAGTTCTTGATCAGCATGGTCTAAGTTCTGACTTCCTTCAAATACCTGAG GCTATGGTGAAACTTGTAATCCAAAGGTACACAAGAGAAGCAGGTGTACGTAATCTAGAAAGGAATTTATCTGCCTTAGCACGTGCAGCGGCTGTAAAAGTTGCAGAACAAGAACATGTAGTGCCCTTTGCCAAAGATGTGCAGCGGCTTTCTTCACCACTGCTGGATGGCAAACTTGCTGAGAGCGCTGAGGTTGAAATGGAAGTTATCCCTATGGGTGTCAATAATCATGATATCTCCAATGAGTTTAGGGTTTCCTCACCTATGGTAGTTGATGAACCTATGCTGGAAAAGGTGCTTGGT CCACCTAGGTATGATGACAGAGAAACAGCAGAACGAGTTGCCAATCCTGGTGTATCTGTTGGCCTGGTGTGGACACAATTTGGTGGGGAGGTTCAATTTGTTGAGGCCACAGCAATGGTGGGAAAAGGTGATCTTCATCTCACTGGCCAACTTGGGGATGTTATCAAAGAATCTGCTCAGATTGCATTGACATGG GTACGTGCAAGAGCCACAGAACTAAAATTAGCTATTTCTGAAGAAACAAATCTTCTAGAGGGCCGGGATATTCACATTCATTTTCCCGCTGGAGCTGTACCTAAGGACGGACCTTCAGCTGGTGTAACCCTGGTTACATCACTGGTTTCATTGTTCAGTAAAAGAAGAGTAAGAGCAGACACAGCAATGACCGGAGAGATGACTCTCAGGGGTATGGTCTTGCCTGTTGGTGGCGTCAAGGATAAG GTTTTGGCTGCTCATAGGTATGGAATTAAACGTGTTATACTGCCAGAGAGAAACTTGAAGGATTTGGTTGAAATCCCAGCAACTGTGCTTTCAAGTCTTGAG ATAATACTTGCTAAACGAATGGAAGACGTACTGGACCAAGCGTTTGAAGGTGGTTGCCCATGGAGACAGCACTCGAAATTATGA